A genomic stretch from Thermomonospora umbrina includes:
- a CDS encoding DUF6801 domain-containing protein, with protein MTRKSLVLGTAAGAALGLVGTVGVGTASAATKLSYNCVYPLIGDRGLDVDIEVNLPSKIGSGQSTGTVQTRWTANLGADTTEGLRAVDAASIEGHAISKAVVASPDSANVQVNIASALQKTSIPDSGSFSIQGFGTAPALKFTKTGKVTATLGDFDLKISLLKADGSPSALGTFASKCTPKSGQDLKVVDMDVVSGDQTLPTPWERPPWFPGTQRSDVPGTLNYGFNLAGSSKIKAPNGTVPLKGGIDVRVDGVSGAIEGELALDKTSGPMSILGFLPVTADVRFEQVGKTVGSYANGEIKTKSTMWIYLPRMAVFGAIPLHAQANCRANAPSVIDMHSTPGQFFNPKLGGKLIADNYSIAPLENCGALNGILSIFTQGSGNTIDLNLTPKA; from the coding sequence GTGACGAGGAAGAGCCTCGTCCTGGGCACCGCCGCCGGTGCCGCGCTGGGCCTCGTCGGAACCGTCGGCGTCGGAACGGCGTCGGCCGCCACGAAGCTGAGCTACAACTGCGTGTACCCCCTCATCGGGGACCGCGGCCTCGACGTCGACATCGAGGTGAACCTGCCCTCGAAGATCGGCTCGGGCCAGTCCACCGGGACCGTTCAGACCCGCTGGACGGCGAACCTCGGCGCCGACACCACCGAGGGTCTTCGGGCGGTGGACGCGGCGAGCATCGAGGGCCACGCCATCTCGAAGGCGGTCGTCGCCTCGCCGGACAGCGCGAATGTTCAGGTGAACATCGCGAGCGCGCTGCAGAAGACGAGCATCCCCGACTCGGGCAGCTTCAGCATCCAGGGCTTCGGCACCGCGCCGGCGTTGAAGTTCACCAAGACCGGCAAGGTGACCGCGACCCTGGGTGACTTCGACCTGAAGATCTCCCTGCTCAAGGCCGACGGCAGCCCGTCCGCGCTCGGCACCTTCGCGTCGAAGTGCACGCCGAAGTCGGGCCAGGACCTGAAGGTCGTCGACATGGACGTCGTCAGCGGCGACCAGACGCTGCCCACCCCGTGGGAGCGTCCGCCCTGGTTCCCGGGTACCCAGCGGAGCGACGTGCCCGGCACGCTGAACTACGGCTTCAACCTCGCCGGCAGCTCGAAGATCAAGGCCCCCAACGGCACCGTGCCGCTCAAGGGTGGCATCGATGTCCGCGTGGACGGTGTCTCCGGTGCGATCGAGGGCGAGCTCGCCCTCGACAAGACCAGCGGCCCGATGAGCATCCTGGGCTTCCTGCCGGTCACGGCCGACGTGCGGTTCGAGCAGGTCGGCAAGACCGTCGGCAGCTACGCCAACGGCGAGATCAAGACCAAGTCCACGATGTGGATCTACCTCCCGCGGATGGCCGTGTTCGGCGCCATCCCGCTGCACGCGCAGGCCAACTGCCGGGCCAACGCCCCGTCCGTCATCGACATGCACTCGACCCCCGGGCAGTTCTTCAACCCCAAGCTCGGCGGCAAGCTGATCGCTGACAACTACTCGATCGCCCCGCTGGAGAACTGTGGCGCCCTGAACGGCATCCTCAGCATCTTCACGCAGGGCAGTGGCAACACGATCGACCTGAACCTCACGCCGAAGGCCTGA
- a CDS encoding DUF6801 domain-containing protein — MRLKRNTVKSGAFLVAAATVASGVVGSASPASADPVSLSLTYVCDYPLIGTKEMTTTVTADVPDRLRVGAGTGVISMNAAAQILKDTTEGLYTVGADTISGSIVAEGAAYVPSHPRGVRFNTALVMPRQDLPEAGDFQVTATGRLPTIVSTRRGWGRLNVGNLTMRLKVLNAAGQPTALGSELVIKCYQKPGANPHNTLAWIFWGGRKAHHKPDDRTMPTTPPPVYGTDTRTPARRTVDLDYRCDIPGINRFLGPDAPMTVEARMDSPTEVTQRAYTQRSAVGMYVTFRQHSVEGLWSLDEPVKSIEGSLVASTPATFPQVPTNPLNARIKLPIPKQDQPDPPFTGYPEPWTLYGIEGSLPPLVFTQPGDGRIGFGNFTLSFIARNYSGALHPQIHDDPTNPGHLVPVAKATCVLEPHETETTLSQFTIK; from the coding sequence GTGAGACTGAAAAGGAACACGGTCAAGAGCGGTGCGTTCTTGGTCGCGGCCGCGACGGTGGCCTCCGGGGTCGTCGGGTCGGCGTCGCCAGCCTCGGCGGATCCGGTGAGCCTGTCGCTGACCTACGTCTGCGATTACCCGCTGATCGGCACCAAGGAGATGACCACCACCGTCACGGCCGATGTGCCCGACCGGCTTCGGGTCGGCGCCGGCACCGGGGTCATCTCCATGAACGCGGCCGCCCAGATCCTCAAGGACACCACCGAGGGCCTCTACACGGTCGGCGCGGACACGATCAGCGGCAGCATCGTCGCGGAAGGCGCCGCGTACGTGCCCAGCCACCCCAGGGGCGTCCGCTTCAACACCGCACTCGTCATGCCCCGGCAGGATCTTCCCGAAGCGGGCGACTTCCAGGTCACCGCCACCGGCCGCCTCCCCACGATCGTCTCCACCCGACGCGGCTGGGGACGGCTGAACGTCGGCAACCTGACCATGAGGCTCAAGGTCCTGAACGCCGCCGGACAGCCCACGGCGCTCGGCTCCGAACTCGTGATCAAGTGTTATCAGAAACCCGGCGCCAACCCGCACAACACCCTCGCATGGATCTTCTGGGGCGGGCGCAAGGCACACCACAAGCCCGACGATCGGACGATGCCGACGACCCCGCCTCCCGTCTACGGCACCGACACCCGCACACCTGCGCGCAGAACCGTCGACCTCGACTACCGATGCGACATCCCAGGGATCAACCGGTTCCTCGGCCCAGACGCTCCGATGACTGTCGAGGCGAGGATGGACTCCCCAACAGAAGTCACCCAGCGTGCCTACACCCAGCGGTCCGCCGTTGGCATGTATGTGACCTTCCGCCAGCACAGCGTGGAGGGCCTGTGGTCCCTGGATGAGCCGGTGAAAAGCATCGAGGGCAGCCTTGTCGCCAGCACGCCGGCAACCTTCCCGCAGGTTCCGACCAACCCGCTCAACGCTCGCATCAAACTGCCGATTCCTAAGCAGGACCAGCCGGATCCTCCGTTCACTGGATACCCTGAACCGTGGACGCTCTATGGCATTGAGGGCTCGCTTCCCCCACTCGTCTTCACCCAGCCCGGTGACGGGAGGATCGGCTTCGGCAACTTCACTCTGAGCTTCATCGCCCGCAACTACAGCGGCGCACTGCACCCGCAGATCCACGACGACCCGACGAACCCGGGCCACCTCGTGCCCGTCGCCAAGGCCACCTGCGTCCTCGAACCGCACGAGACCGAGACCACCCTCAGCCAGTTCACCATCAAGTGA
- a CDS encoding RCC1 domain-containing protein yields MTMGVVAASPALAGPAQSVPGSVDGGHDHSVLVTKPDSTGYNEVYASGSNAVGQLGNNSTVNSTVFTKVRNLTRVKAVSANVHYSLALKADGTVWAWGQGNLGNGSTQSSVPVQVSGITNAVAIDAGAAHAVAVLSDGTVKAWGSNSHGQLGNGTTTASATPVTVTGLTGAATTYGAAAAGLNHSVVVLADGTVKAWGKEDMLGIGAEGYDPVTSPVSVPGLTGVAEASAKFTHTLVRLSAGTVKGWGNDWNGNLGDGTGSPDGWAPTPVNAIGLTAVQGLATGQNHSAVLRTNSGGGWEVWNMGYSFGHTPISANHSAPGGPAAIGAGSGAHTLVTHPDGSAWGRGDNSTGELGVGDTTARNTFTAVLETWSR; encoded by the coding sequence ATGACGATGGGTGTCGTGGCGGCGTCGCCGGCGCTCGCCGGCCCGGCCCAGTCGGTGCCGGGTTCGGTGGACGGTGGTCACGACCATTCGGTGCTGGTGACCAAGCCGGATTCGACCGGGTACAACGAGGTCTACGCCAGCGGTTCCAACGCCGTCGGTCAGCTCGGCAACAACTCGACGGTGAACAGCACGGTGTTCACCAAGGTGCGCAACCTGACGCGGGTCAAGGCCGTGTCGGCCAACGTCCACTATTCGCTCGCGCTCAAGGCCGACGGCACGGTGTGGGCCTGGGGCCAGGGCAACCTGGGCAACGGCTCGACTCAGAGCAGCGTTCCGGTTCAGGTCTCGGGCATCACCAACGCCGTGGCCATCGACGCCGGCGCCGCCCACGCCGTCGCCGTTCTGTCGGACGGCACCGTGAAGGCGTGGGGCAGCAACAGCCACGGCCAGTTGGGCAACGGCACCACCACGGCGAGCGCGACCCCTGTGACGGTCACCGGGCTGACCGGTGCCGCCACGACCTACGGGGCCGCCGCCGCGGGCCTGAACCACTCCGTCGTCGTCCTGGCCGACGGCACCGTGAAGGCATGGGGCAAGGAGGACATGCTCGGCATCGGCGCCGAGGGCTATGACCCGGTGACCTCACCCGTCAGCGTGCCGGGCCTCACCGGGGTGGCCGAGGCGAGCGCGAAGTTCACCCACACGCTCGTTCGCCTTTCGGCCGGCACCGTCAAGGGCTGGGGCAACGACTGGAACGGCAATCTGGGCGACGGCACCGGCTCCCCTGACGGGTGGGCCCCCACCCCCGTCAACGCCATCGGCCTGACCGCGGTGCAGGGCCTGGCCACCGGCCAGAACCACAGCGCCGTCCTCCGCACCAACAGCGGAGGCGGCTGGGAGGTGTGGAACATGGGGTACAGCTTCGGCCACACTCCGATCAGCGCGAATCACTCCGCCCCCGGCGGACCGGCGGCCATCGGCGCGGGCTCCGGCGCGCACACGCTGGTGACCCACCCGGACGGTTCCGCTTGGGGCCGTGGCGACAACAGCACCGGTGAGCTGGGCGTGGGCGACACCACCGCCCGCAACACCTTCACCGCCGTCCTGGAGACCTGGAGCCGCTGA
- a CDS encoding alpha/beta hydrolase — protein sequence MQPTIEVREGGPSSKAKRFERFMRIAIRPVFAYSPLTPSMLRLAGVFDLGAAVVMPAPPGTEIEPVSFGDFGGEWVRPPGAKEGRVILYLHGGGFFTCGLRTHRRLVARIAKRSHAVALSVGYRQLPKAPLSVSMADAFEAYRGLLAQGYAPENIVIAGDSAGGFLAFTTALTAAEQGLPVPSAIVALSPLTDLDHEARASYPHTRSDAYIPAHRLGALKRLLLAGMEDAPSPAPVDRDLRALPPVFMMCGSEEALRHDADLMVERLAEAGVPHRLQIWEGQIHVFQAFAGAVPEGHEAIDEIAAFIRTATTAPSQEDAAA from the coding sequence ATGCAGCCGACGATCGAGGTCCGGGAGGGCGGTCCGAGCTCCAAGGCCAAGCGGTTCGAGAGGTTCATGCGGATCGCCATCCGGCCGGTGTTCGCCTACAGCCCGCTGACGCCGTCCATGCTCCGGTTGGCCGGGGTCTTCGACCTGGGGGCGGCGGTCGTGATGCCCGCCCCGCCCGGTACGGAGATCGAGCCCGTGTCGTTCGGCGACTTCGGCGGGGAGTGGGTCCGGCCGCCGGGCGCGAAGGAGGGGCGGGTCATCCTCTACCTGCACGGTGGCGGGTTCTTCACCTGTGGGTTGCGCACCCACCGCCGTCTGGTGGCGCGGATCGCCAAGCGTTCCCACGCCGTCGCCCTGTCCGTCGGCTACCGGCAACTCCCCAAGGCGCCCCTCTCCGTGTCGATGGCGGACGCGTTCGAGGCGTACCGCGGGCTTCTCGCGCAGGGGTACGCGCCGGAGAACATCGTCATCGCCGGCGACTCGGCGGGCGGGTTCCTCGCCTTCACCACCGCGCTGACCGCCGCCGAGCAGGGTCTTCCCGTTCCGTCGGCGATCGTCGCGCTCTCCCCGCTGACCGACCTCGACCACGAGGCCCGCGCGTCGTACCCGCACACGCGCAGTGACGCCTATATACCGGCGCACCGCCTTGGAGCGCTCAAGCGACTGCTCCTGGCGGGCATGGAGGACGCCCCGTCGCCCGCCCCGGTCGACCGCGACCTGCGGGCCCTGCCGCCGGTCTTCATGATGTGCGGCTCCGAGGAGGCCCTGCGGCACGACGCCGACCTCATGGTCGAACGCCTGGCCGAGGCCGGGGTGCCGCACCGGCTCCAGATCTGGGAGGGCCAGATCCACGTGTTCCAGGCGTTCGCGGGGGCGGTCCCCGAGGGCCACGAGGCGATCGACGAGATCGCCGCCTTCATCCGCACTGCCACCACCGCACCCTCTCAGGAGGACGCCGCCGCCTGA
- a CDS encoding fibronectin type III domain-containing protein, whose protein sequence is MSGSTRTSKRRAVLTLGVTAGMLCSSLALVGIGGTPSADAAPSAVSLIYRCKFPFIGEQDVQVKVSTNMPKKAIVDELAIPALEFKTVSLVNSKTTQGLRALDGMTIEGAAKAEAVLRAPEFPNGLRVVTGARIEKRRVPPGGAFSVKADGSATRLVFSKAGAGRIEIKDLTLRPVLKRLDGSVTDLDGLEVPCTYKSGNKVLAEFDILEKDEEPPTAPTAPRVVAQTGRSITLDWNAADDNIGVGGYVIYNGEQKLLETYGGETTATLPATPNTAYSLTVQARDYGHNLSGPSAPVTVNTGPDVPERVPPSAPGKPEMTHAGGSWIRIKWPESTDNVGVAWYDVYANGKLAGTFPGDDPDGWAEGLQPLTNYTLTVKAKDAAGNESLASPPVIARTEGGAPEGCETYPNPPAGFNSRGCVYMAGFTNVKKLNGAAVINDPSSNPIYAKVAYRVVENQYIKARFRFNGKLVSRATFLTFGFMATSATMELTQVGEGTMDGRWVEKEQGYDLTAKAKVMVRIYGATANGSPLNLGPNCVSGTPMTLELKAKPADFKDILEGGVLTGDGMIPHFKGCGGNEDMDALFIGAISGAGNFMKIRQGPLCRPDSSKECRPVAPQR, encoded by the coding sequence ATGAGTGGTTCGACCAGAACGAGTAAACGCAGGGCTGTTCTGACGCTCGGCGTCACGGCCGGGATGCTGTGCAGCTCACTGGCCCTCGTGGGCATCGGCGGCACGCCGTCCGCCGACGCCGCCCCGTCCGCGGTCTCGCTGATCTACCGGTGCAAGTTCCCGTTCATCGGTGAGCAGGACGTGCAGGTCAAGGTCTCCACGAACATGCCGAAGAAGGCGATCGTGGACGAGTTGGCGATCCCCGCCCTCGAGTTCAAGACGGTGTCGCTGGTCAACAGCAAGACCACCCAGGGCCTGCGCGCGCTCGACGGCATGACGATCGAGGGCGCCGCGAAGGCCGAGGCGGTGCTGCGCGCGCCCGAGTTCCCCAACGGGCTCAGGGTCGTCACCGGAGCCCGCATCGAGAAGCGACGGGTTCCGCCGGGCGGAGCCTTCTCGGTGAAGGCGGACGGGTCGGCGACACGGCTGGTCTTCTCCAAGGCAGGCGCCGGCCGGATCGAGATCAAGGACCTCACGCTCCGCCCCGTTCTCAAGAGGCTGGACGGCAGCGTCACCGATCTGGACGGCCTGGAAGTGCCGTGTACGTACAAGTCCGGTAACAAGGTGCTCGCCGAGTTCGACATTCTTGAAAAGGACGAGGAACCGCCGACCGCTCCGACCGCTCCGAGGGTCGTCGCCCAGACGGGCCGCAGCATCACCCTGGACTGGAACGCCGCCGACGACAACATCGGTGTGGGCGGCTACGTCATTTACAACGGCGAGCAGAAACTGCTGGAGACGTACGGCGGTGAGACCACCGCCACGCTGCCGGCGACGCCGAACACCGCGTACTCCCTCACCGTGCAGGCCCGCGACTACGGCCACAACCTTTCCGGGCCGAGCGCTCCGGTGACCGTCAACACCGGACCCGACGTTCCGGAAAGGGTGCCGCCGTCCGCCCCGGGTAAGCCGGAGATGACGCACGCCGGCGGATCGTGGATCCGGATCAAGTGGCCCGAGTCCACCGACAACGTGGGCGTCGCCTGGTACGACGTCTACGCGAACGGAAAGCTCGCCGGAACCTTCCCCGGCGATGACCCCGACGGCTGGGCCGAGGGGCTGCAGCCGCTCACCAATTACACCCTCACCGTGAAGGCCAAGGACGCGGCGGGGAACGAGTCCCTTGCCAGTCCACCGGTGATCGCGCGGACCGAGGGCGGTGCCCCCGAGGGCTGCGAAACGTATCCGAATCCGCCGGCGGGCTTCAATTCCCGGGGCTGTGTGTACATGGCCGGATTCACGAACGTGAAGAAGCTGAACGGCGCGGCGGTGATCAACGATCCGTCCAGCAACCCGATTTATGCCAAGGTCGCCTACCGGGTGGTCGAGAACCAGTACATCAAGGCCCGATTCAGGTTCAACGGCAAACTGGTCTCGCGGGCGACCTTCCTCACCTTCGGTTTCATGGCGACCAGCGCCACCATGGAGCTCACCCAGGTGGGTGAGGGGACCATGGACGGGAGATGGGTCGAGAAGGAGCAGGGGTACGACTTGACGGCGAAGGCCAAGGTGATGGTGCGCATTTATGGCGCCACCGCGAACGGGTCGCCGCTCAACCTCGGACCGAACTGCGTCTCCGGGACTCCGATGACGCTGGAGCTGAAGGCCAAGCCCGCCGACTTCAAGGACATTCTCGAAGGCGGTGTGCTGACCGGGGACGGAATGATCCCGCACTTCAAGGGGTGCGGCGGCAACGAGGACATGGACGCGCTGTTCATCGGTGCAATCTCCGGGGCCGGCAACTTCATGAAGATCCGCCAGGGGCCGCTGTGCCGTCCCGACTCCAGCAAGGAGTGCCGCCCGGTGGCGCCACAGCGCTGA
- a CDS encoding fibronectin type III domain-containing protein produces MRYEKSSRNFRTAAVLSAAVTAATGLIGVAGTGTAAADDPISSITLNYRCNFPLIGAKDISAKISMKVPREIPINTAFIPEMTAETFIGGDVTEGLYVMNAASMRGDGDPTQPSDAARAYVYIKTPTVSNPILGVGGVRLRATKVPESGPFMMDAYGKGPQIKSTAEGWGWIQIAQRLQVQVTPLDNSGKPTALGTLAAECWQKPGQRNVLTTFWFKGDNPRPAEEPHVPDLVLSPGEEPPTKAYPAHHHSVTLNFQCKFPLLGEKPIQVRARLEYPDAVPIGYMTPRLAISSINLTDAETTKGMVMANAATIEGEATAWSTIDAPEIKAKSETPLKVRVKLPIPKTRVPADEPYRPTEISAKGSAPALVFDKTKPGEAVINVKTIDMTITPRTASGALTDLGVVKDTCDQLPGQNDRLADIDLLAEPDTAAPTVPGGLTETGKSANSVSLKWNPSEDNVRVSGYDVSYPQNGTTKVITTYGTGTTVTVPNLDPNTEYPFTVQARDGSGNKSQPSPPLKVRTANGPDTRAPSAPPAPTLAGRTLTSMSVAWRPATDNIGVTGYDVYRDGALATRVTGAKAVLGGLIPGRSYKITVRARDLAGNLSPWSRALIAATAPDKAAPTKPGKPRMTARTPRTVSLAWSPSRDNIGVVGYLVFKNGKPARRVAGRTAVMTDLRPNTLYKFRIRALDRAGNGSALSDTLTVRTRVPAVGRSTQAVGDDPFQLFLDMLDDGQENAGLTLVPVW; encoded by the coding sequence TTGAGGTACGAGAAGAGCTCCAGGAACTTCAGGACGGCAGCGGTCCTGTCCGCCGCGGTCACGGCCGCGACCGGCCTGATCGGCGTCGCGGGCACCGGTACCGCCGCTGCGGACGATCCCATCTCGTCGATCACCTTGAACTACCGGTGCAACTTTCCATTGATCGGCGCCAAGGACATCTCCGCCAAGATCTCCATGAAAGTTCCGCGAGAGATACCGATCAACACCGCTTTTATTCCTGAAATGACGGCGGAGACGTTTATCGGTGGCGACGTCACCGAGGGTCTATACGTGATGAACGCCGCCTCCATGCGTGGAGATGGTGATCCAACACAGCCTTCCGACGCTGCTCGCGCATATGTTTACATAAAGACTCCGACCGTATCCAATCCAATTTTGGGTGTGGGAGGGGTGAGACTTCGTGCGACCAAGGTCCCCGAGTCGGGTCCCTTCATGATGGATGCCTACGGCAAAGGTCCTCAGATCAAGTCTACTGCAGAAGGCTGGGGCTGGATCCAGATTGCGCAGAGGCTCCAGGTCCAGGTGACTCCGCTGGACAATAGTGGCAAGCCCACGGCATTGGGCACTCTGGCCGCTGAATGTTGGCAAAAGCCCGGCCAGCGAAATGTGTTGACCACGTTCTGGTTCAAGGGTGACAACCCGAGGCCTGCGGAAGAGCCGCATGTGCCGGACCTGGTGCTCTCCCCAGGAGAAGAGCCGCCGACCAAGGCGTATCCAGCCCACCATCACTCGGTAACGCTGAACTTCCAGTGCAAGTTCCCGCTGCTGGGTGAGAAGCCGATCCAGGTGCGAGCCAGGCTCGAGTATCCGGATGCCGTTCCGATCGGGTACATGACCCCGCGTCTCGCCATCAGCTCGATCAACCTGACCGATGCGGAGACCACCAAGGGCATGGTGATGGCCAACGCGGCCACGATCGAGGGTGAGGCCACGGCGTGGTCCACGATCGACGCCCCCGAGATCAAGGCCAAGAGCGAGACGCCGCTCAAGGTCCGGGTGAAGCTCCCCATTCCCAAGACGAGGGTCCCGGCCGACGAGCCCTACCGCCCGACGGAGATTTCCGCCAAGGGCTCGGCCCCCGCTCTGGTCTTCGATAAGACGAAGCCGGGCGAGGCGGTGATCAATGTCAAGACCATCGACATGACGATCACCCCGCGCACCGCGAGCGGTGCGTTGACCGATCTCGGTGTCGTCAAGGACACGTGCGACCAGCTCCCCGGCCAGAACGACCGGCTGGCCGACATCGACCTGCTCGCGGAGCCGGACACCGCCGCGCCGACCGTTCCCGGTGGTCTCACGGAGACCGGCAAGTCGGCCAACAGCGTCTCCCTCAAGTGGAACCCGTCCGAGGACAATGTTCGGGTGTCGGGCTACGACGTCTCGTACCCCCAGAACGGCACCACGAAGGTCATCACGACCTACGGCACCGGGACGACCGTCACCGTGCCCAACCTGGACCCGAACACCGAATACCCGTTCACCGTCCAGGCCCGTGACGGATCGGGCAACAAGTCACAGCCGAGCCCGCCCCTCAAGGTGCGCACCGCCAACGGCCCCGACACCCGGGCCCCGTCCGCGCCACCCGCGCCGACCCTGGCGGGGAGGACGCTGACGAGCATGTCCGTCGCCTGGCGACCGGCGACCGACAACATCGGCGTGACCGGCTACGACGTGTACCGAGACGGCGCCCTGGCCACCAGGGTCACCGGTGCCAAGGCCGTTCTGGGCGGGCTGATCCCCGGACGGTCGTACAAGATCACGGTCCGGGCCAGGGACCTGGCGGGCAACCTCTCCCCGTGGAGCCGCGCCCTCATCGCCGCGACCGCGCCCGACAAGGCGGCGCCGACCAAGCCGGGTAAGCCCCGGATGACGGCCAGGACCCCCCGAACCGTGTCGCTGGCGTGGTCGCCGTCGAGGGACAACATCGGCGTCGTCGGCTACCTCGTGTTCAAGAACGGCAAGCCGGCCCGCCGGGTCGCCGGCAGGACCGCGGTCATGACCGACCTGCGACCGAACACCCTCTACAAGTTCCGGATCAGGGCGCTCGACCGGGCCGGCAACGGCTCCGCGCTCAGCGACACCCTCACCGTCAGGACCCGGGTGCCGGCCGTCGGCAGAAGCACCCAGGCCGTCGGAGACGATCCCTTCCAACTCTTCCTCGACATGTTGGACGACGGCCAGGAGAACGCCGGCCTGACGCTCGTCCCGGTGTGGTGA
- a CDS encoding RCC1 domain-containing protein, whose protein sequence is MARAQTRRWARRWTAVGIGTVTGLTTFVGLAAPAFAGTALALPGSVDGGGHHSLLVVAPSGSGGNQVYATGLNADGQLGNGTTTDSSTFVKVPGLSGVRAVAANGYLGGGFSLALKHDGTVWAWGEGPLGNPSHVGADGLGESHVPVQVSGITNATAIDAGADHAIAVLADGTVKTWGANHAGGLGTGTTNPSPGPVTVLTGVSTGHGSVAAGWEYSAAVMANGTVKTWGYGANGRLGTGNTVNSTIPVTVPGVANATLAEAKMDATLVRLSDGTVRGWGYNYSGLLGTDSGGDVLTPEVANSGEMALHLALGWNNSLATRRTTLGTIEVRMSGLFPGQGFPHISPGHPTAISTTAQDNALIVHPDGSVWGQGFNPSGELGVGDTDPRHGIVAVPKTW, encoded by the coding sequence GTGGCCAGGGCGCAGACCAGGCGGTGGGCACGTCGGTGGACCGCCGTCGGCATCGGCACCGTCACAGGACTGACCACCTTCGTCGGCCTTGCCGCGCCGGCATTCGCCGGAACAGCCCTCGCCCTGCCCGGCTCCGTTGACGGCGGCGGGCACCACAGCCTGCTGGTGGTCGCCCCGAGCGGATCTGGGGGCAACCAGGTTTACGCCACCGGCCTCAATGCCGATGGTCAACTCGGCAACGGCACCACAACCGATAGCAGCACCTTCGTCAAGGTGCCTGGCTTGAGCGGTGTCCGAGCAGTCGCCGCCAACGGCTACCTTGGCGGCGGATTCTCTCTCGCGCTCAAGCACGACGGGACGGTGTGGGCGTGGGGTGAGGGCCCCCTCGGCAACCCCTCGCACGTCGGCGCCGATGGCCTCGGCGAGAGCCACGTTCCGGTGCAGGTCAGCGGCATCACCAACGCGACGGCCATCGACGCCGGCGCCGATCACGCCATCGCGGTTCTGGCCGACGGCACCGTCAAGACCTGGGGCGCGAACCACGCCGGCGGACTCGGCACCGGCACCACGAACCCCAGCCCCGGTCCCGTCACCGTCCTGACCGGCGTCTCCACCGGTCACGGCAGCGTCGCGGCGGGATGGGAATACTCGGCGGCCGTCATGGCCAACGGAACCGTTAAGACCTGGGGGTACGGCGCCAACGGCCGGCTCGGCACCGGCAACACCGTCAACAGCACGATTCCCGTCACCGTCCCCGGCGTCGCCAACGCCACGCTCGCCGAGGCCAAGATGGACGCCACACTCGTTCGGCTGTCGGATGGCACCGTCAGAGGGTGGGGCTACAACTACTCGGGTCTACTCGGCACGGACTCGGGCGGTGACGTACTCACACCGGAAGTTGCGAACTCAGGTGAAATGGCTCTTCACCTCGCCCTCGGCTGGAACAACAGCCTCGCCACGAGGCGGACCACATTGGGAACCATTGAAGTACGGATGTCGGGGCTCTTCCCCGGGCAGGGCTTCCCCCATATCTCACCCGGACACCCCACCGCCATCTCCACCACCGCCCAAGACAACGCCTTGATCGTGCATCCCGACGGCTCCGTTTGGGGCCAAGGCTTCAACCCTTCTGGAGAACTCGGTGTAGGCGACACCGATCCACGCCACGGCATCGTCGCCGTTCCCAAGACCTGGTGA